TCTTCACCGAGAATCATCCATTTTTCATAATAGCTTTGAATATTATCGTGGTTCTTCCTTAACTGCTCTTTTACATTTGGATGGTCATTTACGAATTCTTTAAACTTTTTTACACTTGGGTGCAATCCATCTGTACTCATTTTGCTCACACCTCACATATAAACTACTCTATAGCCTATGCAAAATGGAGCAGGACGTTCATGGAAGGGAAATGAAATCCTGGGTGTAGTACCTGTGATATACCCCTATTCCGATGTGGGTATAGCGTTCACTAAGGAGGGTCTTGCGATGACCACTGCTATTCAGCCACCCTTGTACAGCTGCTGCAGCGTCCACATATTGAGCGGCAATGTTTTCTCCCGCGCTTCTGTATTGAATATCTTCTTTCTTCAGCCTTTCCTTTAAGCCATCACCACTTGGGGAAAAATGAGAAAAATATTCATTTTCTTTCATATCCTTACTGTGAAGAAAAGCCGCTTTTGAGGCGTCTTCATTTAGTTGAACAGCATTTACACTGCTCCTGTTGCGCAGAATGTTAGTAAAAGCAAGGATCTGTTTTTCACTTCCAGCTTCTACTGCATCCCATTCTTCTTCTGACAGCACAGGCTGTTCCGGAAGCTGACCTTGGTAGACCACTTTGTAGGGCTGCAATTTTAATAATACATCATTTCTCATTACCCGGATGGCCGAAAGTTTTTTAGTTACTGTGTCAAAATACAATTGAGCAGTCCATCCTTCCTCTAGAGGAACGAGAGGTCTCATTTGCAGATCCTCTTCGGTAAGCTGCATCGTGTAAGAGCCTTCGCTTTTCAAGTTCATCTCCTGCTTGAACGGAAATTTTTGATTAATCTTGCTATACGCCTGCCCGACATTAAATGGAGCGTCTTTAGACTGAGGACTAAACGTCACTCCTGTAATCACTTGACCTTCCATAATGCCGTACTGGACATACTGGTGATCTTCCATTTGAAAAACCCACCACTCATAGCCGTAGCCACTTGGATCTCTTCGAATTGGTTCTCCAATAGAGGCAATCAACTCTTCGGCTGAAGCCCCCATCCATTGAAAAAAAGAACCTTCAGCGATAAAAGAAGAAGCCCTGTTCTCCATATTTTCTGCCTGGTCTTGCGCATGATTCGTTTCGTTTTCAATGATCGGATCGTTCTTTGGAGGTATGGAAAGAACGATACCAAATGCTATAAGTAAAATAATCATGACAACTGCAATTTTTTTCATTGGCTAAAACTCCTCATATCCTCACTATACTATTCATTATAAGCAAAAAAAAATTTCTATATGAAGAAATAAATGGCGAAAGAAGAACGGCCTGCATAAAAGCAGGCCGCATTTCGAATAACTTAATGAAGTTCCGGACGTTCAGAAATATCTTGAAGAGCCACGCCCGCTGCATGATCTGACATTTCATCAATAGACAAGTCTCCTAAGGAAACTATCCCTGTCAGCTTACCATTTTCAACTACAGGAAGCCTTCTAACCTGATGTTCTGCCATTAAACTGCTTGCTTCTTGAAGCGTAGCATCCGGTGTTACTTTGTACAAATGACCACTCATCACTTCTTGGATTGCCGTCGTATCCGGCTTTTTATCCGCATAACCACGAAGAGCCAGGTCACGGTCTGTTACCATACCCATCAATTGACCTTCATTATCACACACAGGAACGGCACCAACATTTTTCTGCTTCATTAAGACCGCCGCATCATAAAGGGTGTCTTCAGCTTTACAAACGGATACATCACTCGTCATAATGTCTTTTATAGTTTTCATAAAAGATCCTCCTTTAAGTATTCGAATTTCAGTATATAGTGTCCCCTTTTTGTAAAAAATATTACATGCAAGCTATAGTCTTTTATAGTATAATGAAGGAACGATAAAGCTTGGTATGAAAAGAGAAAGCGCTTAAATTCAAAGCGTTTTTCATACTGGGATACACTTAGATACATACAATAGGCGAGGTGGAAAACGTGAAATTAGAAGGCACAGGACTTGAAGGGCTGGTCATTGACCAGAAACCATTAACGAAATTCATGGAAAGCAACGGATTTATTTTAGGTGGATCGTGGGATTATGAACGAGTAACTTACGACTATAAGATGGATGCTCCAGAAAAAAATATCACCCATTATATCCGTATCCAAGGTTTTGCAATTGAAGGCGATGTCGATCAAGGCAACGCGGTCATTCAGCTGCTTCCGCCATTACTCGGCCGTCATTACTACCCTCATGGTATCGAATACGGTGAAGAAGAAGGCTTTCCTGAAAACATTGTAGAAAAAGCGAAGAATAAAGTGATGAAGGTTCAGGAAATGGCATTAAATTATGTAACTGAAGTTCCTGACCATGTGGTCCTTGAGCGTCTGACCGCCTGGGCGAAGGAACAAGGAAACCAGGATGTATTGGATAAAGTCGAGGAATTAACTAAGGACTCTCATTGGAAAAAATAACATGACCAAGAAGGAAAGCTGCCTGTCGTTCTCTTGGTAAAACCTGATGAAGATGATTCGAATAAACAGTCGCACATCATTTTACATGATGAGTGGCTGTTTTTAAAATTCTTTACATTCAGCCCTTCAACTAGTTAATTTAGCTGTTCAAAACTTGTTCTTTTTGCTATATTTTTGATTAGGAGATAAAAGAGAAAGGGGCTCTTTACATAAATTGTTTCGCTATTTGACTAAACGACAATGGATCTTACTATTACTTTCGATCCTTTTATTAATCATCGCTTACTTTATTCTTCCAGTTTCCATACCCTTATTGGTAGCCTTTGTTACCGCATTATTTTTAAACCCAGCTGTGCGCTGGATGCAGTTTAGGTTTCGAATTAACAGAAAAATTTCGGTCACTATCGTTTTTTTGCTTTTTTTAATTATGCTTGGCCTGCTTGGAGCCTATGCGGTAACTAGAATCGTTACTCAAGTCGTCGAAATCGCCGATCATGCTCCTACTTATGTTAACCAAATTAATGAAGTGTTCATTCACTGGCAGAATAACATGAACAGTTTCACTCAGAATATGCCGGATGAATTCGTTGATAAACTGACAAGTGAAATCAGCAATGCTGTCGATAAGACGACTGCAACAATTTCAGAAAAGCTTCAATTATCTAATATAGCAGCTATCGCTACGACTATTCCAAGGTATTTAGTCAGCTTTTTAGTCTATTTAATCGCACTGTTTCTATTCATGCTGGAATTACCGCGTCTGCGTGATAAAATGCACCAAAACTTTACAGAAGCCACTTCAGAAAAAGTGAAATTTATGAATGCTCGTCTTTCCTATGTCGTATTTGGATTTTTAAAAGCACAGTTTTTAGTCAGTATTATTATCTTTATCGTCTCCCTCATAGGTCTCTTATGGATTGAACCAGAAGTAGCCATCATGATGTCGCTGATCATTTGGCTGATTGATTTTATCCCTATTATTGGATCGATTGTGATACTCGGACCATGGTCTGTATATATGCTGTTAGCAGGAGAAATTTCAATGGGCATCAAGCTTGGCATACTGGCTGTTGTACTGCTTGCGATCCGTCGGACAGTTGAACCAAAAGTCATGGGCCGCCACATCGGCCTTTCTCCTCTGGCTACTTTAATTGCTATGTATTTAGGCCTCCAGCTTATCGGATTGATGGGATTTATTCTAGGGCCTCTAGTGGTCATCGCCTTCAATTCAGCTAAGGAAGCCGGTATCATTAAGTGGAGTTTCAAATTATAAACAAAACAAGAGCCGAGGTTCATCCTCAGCTCTTGTTTTTATTTATCCTTTATTCACTTTCAGACCGCTGAGGCATAGAATTGTTCCGGCTCTTTTCTTTTTTAAAAAGAAAAACATCGCCTTCTCTTCCGGTATGGTTAAACCCATTGTTAATTAATACTTTTTGAGAAGGAATGTTATTTTTATCACACTGAGCTTCTACACCTTTGACTTCACGATTGGAAAATGCCCAATCGCACATTTTGGCTACGGCTTCTGACGCATACCCCTGATTCCTTTCAGAAACGACAACATGGTAACCAATTTCCAGCGTACCTTCCGAATCCGGTCTTCCTTTAAAACCAATATCTCCTATTACGTGTTCACGACCATTATCAATCATCACCCACGGTCCAAAACCAAACTGATCTTCATCCTCTTCCAAATTCTCTGCATAAATAGGTAAAAGCGCCTTTAAACCATGATGCGGCCAATTCTTGTTCCAAGGAAGTTGAAACTTATAATAAAAGGCCAGCGGATTTTTCATTAAGATTTGAGCGATCTCAAGATTAATGGGAAAAAACGTAATTCTGGACGATTGAATCTCCACGAGTGATCCACCCTCTCTCTATGTAAATTGACCAATTATACTCACCTATATACCTTTTCACTGAAAGAAGTAAACAATATTTTTTATTCCGCTGCTAAAGAAAGAAGGTGAAAGTTGTCATAAACTGGCACTAGTAAAAAAAGAGAGCCTTTAGAGCCCTCTTCACGTACCTAATATAGCTTTGATCATGCTGGTAGTTTTTCCACCGTCATAAAATACATATAAAAGCAAATACACGGCTATGCCGGTCACAGCTGTACAAAACCAAATAATACTTGTAATTGGTCCTGCTTTCCTGTGCTTTGAGATCTTCCTTTTAAACGCAAGCCGGAGGGTAACCAATCCAAATAATCCACCTACTGTGGCAAGAATGATGTGAAAAATTAAAAATATGGTGTAATATATTTTAATATCATCCGGGCCGCCAAAACTTGTATTTCCTACAAAAATGGTGCGGCTTAAGTAAATAAGAAAGAAAAGCAGCGCGCTGATTGCTGCAGCGATCATAACTAATCTATGCGCACGGCGTTTATCTTTAACGATCAGCACCCAGCCAATCGCAATAAGAATAGCGCTTAGTAATATAAAACTCGTGCTCATTGTTGGAAGCAATGGCATATCAACACCTCTTTTTATCATATAAGTTGCTTTAAAAAAGGGAAGGCTGTTGTAAAAGACCTCCCCTTATCTCATCGATTACGATTCACTTTGCAGGTGACTAGGTAATGGATCGATGGTGTCTTTTTCTCTATTGAACCAGCTGAAGAAGATATAAGCGATGACTACCCCAAAAATAATTTCTTGAGAGATCTTCATAATGACTCCACCAAGCTGCTGATCCTCGATCAGAGGAAGGTTTGTAAAGAAACCTGGGCCACTGAGAGAGCTTGGCAGACTATTCAGCACGTCTGCAGGTACACATAAACTCATAGCTTGAACCCAGGAGCCTGACGACGCATACGTTTCGTACAATGGATGACTGGCAAAGATAATGAGTCCGCATGCCGGGGTAATCAATACACCATTAGCAAATATAAACCCAATCTTTAGGAGAGGGCTTAACGTATCCATTTCCTCAAGCGGGGAAAAGATCGACCACCACATACAAAATGCCGTAAAAAGAATGATCGTTCCTATCACAGCATGAGCCATCCAATTGGATTTTGTAAAATCAAATACGTCCGGCATATGGTAAAGGGAGAATAAACCATTAAATAAAATAAGCGCGATTAAAGGTTTAGTAAGGACATGAAGCACCTTATTTAACCCTTTTAAGTAAAAGACCTTCTCCCAAATCCACCGTGGAACACCCTTTACGATAAGTATAGGGAACAATAAGTAATAAAGAGCCATTTGAGTCATATGGGCGGAAAAAAGGATATGACCGATTAGATCGATCGGAGACCCCTTGATAATGTATAACAGCGCCATTCCAGAATAAAACATAATTTGCTGATGAACTTCCGGTTTTTCCTCTCCACTTTTGCGACCGGGACCAGTCAAGTAATAATATAGGGAACAAAGTACAGCGACAAATAGTAAATAATAAGGACTCCATAATGCACGGAATCCAAACATATGAAGCTCAAGCCACATAGGTGTCACCTCTATTTGGTACAGAATGTACCTCTATTTTAACGAAATTCCGCGTAAAAAACGAGCGGCTCACAACAAATTCTCGAATGTTCATAAAATATACATAAGTTATGCAGCGTATAAAAAAAGGCCGGAATATTTCCGGCCTTTTCCTATTTACCACCAGATAATTGAAGTAAAAGTAATGATGGTCAGGGCTCCAACTGCAACCCCTCCGAAAATCATCATTGCTGGCATATCATGCCCTTTGTTTTTTAAGTGCATGAAATAATAAAGCTGAAAAATAACTTGAACAACAGCTAACAGGAGCAAGGTAGGAATAATGAAATAGGAATTTACATCAAAAACCACCATTCCAAAAGCAACTAAAGTAAACAAGATCATCAGCACAAAGCTAATTACATGCTGAATCATTTCCTGCTTATGCTGTGTTCTTTCATATTCCCTTCGCTGACTCGGTACGGATCGATGTTCCATTGTTTAGCCCACCTTTCCCATTAAATACACGACAGTGAAGATAAATACCCATACGACATCGATGAAGTGCCAGTATAAGCTGGCAATATAAAATTTCGGCGCATTGTAAAGATTTAGTCCTCTTTTGGAATTTCGAATCATCAAAGTAGTGATCCATAATAATCCAAATAACACGTGCCCTCCGTGAAAACCGACAAGGGTATAAAAAGCGGAACCAAAGGCTGAAGATCTAAACGTGAATTCATATTCCGTAATGTAATGATGAAATTCGTAAAGTTCACAGCCTAAAAACCCTAACCCTAAGACAACGGTTATAAAAAGCCATGTCAGCATTCGGCCGAAATCATTGTTTTTCATATGGTAGATCGCGTACACACTCGTTAAGGAACTTGTTAACAGCAGCATCGTCATAATGAATACCAAATCAAGTCCAAAGAGGTGTTCAGGAGTATTTTCCCCAACTGTTGACTCATTTAACGCAAGGTACGTGCCAAATAAACTGGCAAATAATACAGTTTCTCCGCCTAGAAAGAACCAAAACCCGATGAATTTATTTCTACCTTCAAGGGTGGCTTTTTCTGGTTCACGAGGCATTTCTTTAGGATTCAGAACGTCTTCATGACTCATTCGCTGCCAGCCCCTTCCTTAAGATCTTCTT
This Halobacillus salinarum DNA region includes the following protein-coding sequences:
- a CDS encoding GNAT family N-acetyltransferase; protein product: MEIQSSRITFFPINLEIAQILMKNPLAFYYKFQLPWNKNWPHHGLKALLPIYAENLEEDEDQFGFGPWVMIDNGREHVIGDIGFKGRPDSEGTLEIGYHVVVSERNQGYASEAVAKMCDWAFSNREVKGVEAQCDKNNIPSQKVLINNGFNHTGREGDVFLFKKEKSRNNSMPQRSESE
- a CDS encoding YugN family protein, translated to MKLEGTGLEGLVIDQKPLTKFMESNGFILGGSWDYERVTYDYKMDAPEKNITHYIRIQGFAIEGDVDQGNAVIQLLPPLLGRHYYPHGIEYGEEEGFPENIVEKAKNKVMKVQEMALNYVTEVPDHVVLERLTAWAKEQGNQDVLDKVEELTKDSHWKK
- a CDS encoding DUF420 domain-containing protein gives rise to the protein MPLLPTMSTSFILLSAILIAIGWVLIVKDKRRAHRLVMIAAAISALLFFLIYLSRTIFVGNTSFGGPDDIKIYYTIFLIFHIILATVGGLFGLVTLRLAFKRKISKHRKAGPITSIIWFCTAVTGIAVYLLLYVFYDGGKTTSMIKAILGT
- a CDS encoding CBS domain-containing protein yields the protein MKTIKDIMTSDVSVCKAEDTLYDAAVLMKQKNVGAVPVCDNEGQLMGMVTDRDLALRGYADKKPDTTAIQEVMSGHLYKVTPDATLQEASSLMAEHQVRRLPVVENGKLTGIVSLGDLSIDEMSDHAAGVALQDISERPELH
- the ctaG gene encoding cytochrome c oxidase assembly factor CtaG; this encodes MWLELHMFGFRALWSPYYLLFVAVLCSLYYYLTGPGRKSGEEKPEVHQQIMFYSGMALLYIIKGSPIDLIGHILFSAHMTQMALYYLLFPILIVKGVPRWIWEKVFYLKGLNKVLHVLTKPLIALILFNGLFSLYHMPDVFDFTKSNWMAHAVIGTIILFTAFCMWWSIFSPLEEMDTLSPLLKIGFIFANGVLITPACGLIIFASHPLYETYASSGSWVQAMSLCVPADVLNSLPSSLSGPGFFTNLPLIEDQQLGGVIMKISQEIIFGVVIAYIFFSWFNREKDTIDPLPSHLQSES
- the ytvI gene encoding sporulation integral membrane protein YtvI, whose amino-acid sequence is MFRYLTKRQWILLLLSILLLIIAYFILPVSIPLLVAFVTALFLNPAVRWMQFRFRINRKISVTIVFLLFLIMLGLLGAYAVTRIVTQVVEIADHAPTYVNQINEVFIHWQNNMNSFTQNMPDEFVDKLTSEISNAVDKTTATISEKLQLSNIAAIATTIPRYLVSFLVYLIALFLFMLELPRLRDKMHQNFTEATSEKVKFMNARLSYVVFGFLKAQFLVSIIIFIVSLIGLLWIEPEVAIMMSLIIWLIDFIPIIGSIVILGPWSVYMLLAGEISMGIKLGILAVVLLAIRRTVEPKVMGRHIGLSPLATLIAMYLGLQLIGLMGFILGPLVVIAFNSAKEAGIIKWSFKL
- a CDS encoding CAP domain-containing protein, with protein sequence MKKIAVVMIILLIAFGIVLSIPPKNDPIIENETNHAQDQAENMENRASSFIAEGSFFQWMGASAEELIASIGEPIRRDPSGYGYEWWVFQMEDHQYVQYGIMEGQVITGVTFSPQSKDAPFNVGQAYSKINQKFPFKQEMNLKSEGSYTMQLTEEDLQMRPLVPLEEGWTAQLYFDTVTKKLSAIRVMRNDVLLKLQPYKVVYQGQLPEQPVLSEEEWDAVEAGSEKQILAFTNILRNRSSVNAVQLNEDASKAAFLHSKDMKENEYFSHFSPSGDGLKERLKKEDIQYRSAGENIAAQYVDAAAAVQGWLNSSGHRKTLLSERYTHIGIGVYHRYYTQDFISLP
- the ctaF gene encoding cytochrome c oxidase subunit IVB; this encodes MEHRSVPSQRREYERTQHKQEMIQHVISFVLMILFTLVAFGMVVFDVNSYFIIPTLLLLAVVQVIFQLYYFMHLKNKGHDMPAMMIFGGVAVGALTIITFTSIIWW
- a CDS encoding cytochrome (ubi)quinol oxidase subunit III — its product is MSHEDVLNPKEMPREPEKATLEGRNKFIGFWFFLGGETVLFASLFGTYLALNESTVGENTPEHLFGLDLVFIMTMLLLTSSLTSVYAIYHMKNNDFGRMLTWLFITVVLGLGFLGCELYEFHHYITEYEFTFRSSAFGSAFYTLVGFHGGHVLFGLLWITTLMIRNSKRGLNLYNAPKFYIASLYWHFIDVVWVFIFTVVYLMGKVG